A genomic stretch from Chloroflexota bacterium includes:
- a CDS encoding pitrilysin family protein — protein sequence MPHIPIDRHQLPNGLRVILSHDDRAPIVAVNLWYDVGSRHEKPGKTGFAHLFEHMMFQGSANVAKGEHFDLVQAAGGSLNATTWLDRTNYFETMPSHELELALWLESDRLGGLLPAMTQEKLDNQRDVVKNERRFSVDNQPYGTWDEKLQGLLFPETHPYHHPTIGSMEDLDAASLDDVREFFTAHYAPNNAVLTIAGDFEPGPALEMIEKHFGPIPANPAIPEAPPTEVDPIIGAEVRQEVPDRVPLPRIYAAYRMPIFGSEGFNALEVAVDLLGSGRASRLYRSLVREQQVAQDVTTFAFPVIGGAAIFTIWVTARPGVGHDSLEAALWAEVDALAGEGPSDDELERVRNLHASGVESSLERISERADRLSMYACLFDQPEQINTELSRYEAVDAGRVREAMNASLGPDNRVVLTYLPAESAEGTA from the coding sequence TTGCCCCATATCCCGATTGACCGCCACCAGTTGCCGAACGGCCTGCGCGTGATCCTGTCGCACGATGACCGCGCACCGATCGTGGCGGTGAACCTGTGGTACGACGTCGGCAGCCGACACGAGAAGCCGGGCAAAACCGGATTCGCGCATCTCTTCGAGCACATGATGTTCCAGGGCTCCGCCAACGTGGCCAAGGGCGAGCATTTCGACCTGGTGCAGGCTGCCGGCGGCAGCCTGAACGCCACGACCTGGCTCGACCGCACCAACTACTTCGAGACCATGCCCAGCCACGAGCTGGAGCTCGCGCTCTGGCTGGAGTCGGATCGGCTCGGCGGCCTGCTCCCGGCGATGACCCAGGAGAAGCTCGACAACCAGCGGGACGTGGTCAAGAACGAGCGTCGCTTCTCGGTCGACAACCAGCCCTACGGCACCTGGGACGAGAAGCTGCAGGGACTGCTCTTCCCCGAAACGCATCCCTATCACCACCCCACCATCGGCTCGATGGAGGATCTCGACGCGGCCTCACTGGACGATGTGCGCGAGTTCTTCACCGCCCACTACGCACCCAACAACGCGGTGCTGACGATCGCCGGCGACTTCGAGCCGGGACCGGCTCTGGAGATGATCGAGAAGCACTTCGGACCGATCCCGGCCAACCCTGCCATCCCCGAGGCTCCACCTACCGAAGTCGACCCGATCATCGGCGCCGAGGTGCGCCAGGAGGTTCCCGATCGCGTGCCGCTGCCGCGGATCTATGCCGCCTACCGCATGCCGATCTTCGGCTCCGAGGGGTTCAATGCGCTCGAGGTGGCGGTTGACCTGCTCGGCTCGGGCCGAGCCTCGCGTCTGTATCGGTCACTCGTGCGGGAGCAGCAGGTCGCCCAGGACGTGACCACATTCGCCTTTCCGGTGATCGGTGGCGCCGCCATCTTCACCATCTGGGTCACGGCGCGACCCGGCGTCGGCCACGACTCGCTCGAGGCCGCCCTGTGGGCGGAGGTCGACGCGCTCGCCGGTGAGGGCCCGAGCGACGACGAGCTGGAGCGGGTCCGCAACCTGCACGCCTCTGGCGTCGAATCGAGCCTGGAGCGCATCAGTGAACGGGCGGATCGGCTCTCGATGTACGCCTGCCTCTTCGACCAGCCCGAGCAGATCAACACCGAGCTGAGCCGCTACGAGGCGGTCGATGCCGGCCGGGTGCGCGAGGCGATGAACGCCAGCCTGGGCCCGGACAACCGGGTGGTCCTGACCTATCTCCCGGCCGAATCGGCCGAGGGGACGGCATGA
- a CDS encoding crosslink repair DNA glycosylase YcaQ family protein: MGVHRLDRAQARRIAVRAQLLDAARPTELLAVVQQLTLLQIDPTAAIAPSADLVLWSRLGSSYQPAQLQKTLEQDRTLFERDAMVRPMSDLGLYLAEMETFPHYDKQRDWLRANDRFRRDVLDRLAASGPLLSRDIADTSVVPWPSTGWTNDRNVTQMLEFLMMRGEIAIAARQGRQRVWDLAERVYPADTPVVPADEAVREKNRRRLRSLGIARQKGTAIPIDSVVVGDAGEPATVEGVTGTWRVDPDALNTPFEGRTALLSPFDRLIYDRVRSLALFDFEYVLEMYKPKDKRRWGYFALPILYHDRLIGKVDAAADHKSGTLVVHAVHRKVPFTAAISEAIDNELHDLASWLKLTATIPAKL; the protein is encoded by the coding sequence GTGGGTGTCCACCGACTCGATCGCGCGCAGGCGCGCCGCATCGCCGTTCGAGCGCAGCTCCTCGACGCCGCGCGGCCAACGGAGCTGCTGGCGGTGGTGCAACAGCTGACGCTGCTGCAGATCGACCCGACCGCCGCAATTGCGCCGAGCGCAGACCTGGTCCTTTGGAGTCGCCTCGGATCGTCGTACCAGCCGGCCCAGCTGCAGAAGACGCTGGAGCAGGACCGAACGCTCTTCGAGCGCGACGCGATGGTCCGGCCGATGAGCGACCTTGGCCTCTACCTTGCCGAGATGGAGACCTTTCCGCACTACGACAAGCAGCGGGACTGGCTGCGAGCCAACGACCGCTTCCGGCGCGACGTGCTGGACCGGTTGGCGGCCTCGGGTCCTCTGCTCTCTCGCGACATCGCGGACACCAGCGTCGTGCCGTGGCCGTCGACGGGGTGGACCAACGACCGGAACGTCACCCAGATGCTGGAGTTCCTCATGATGCGCGGCGAGATCGCCATCGCCGCTCGCCAGGGCCGGCAGCGCGTCTGGGATCTTGCCGAGCGGGTCTATCCAGCGGACACGCCGGTCGTTCCGGCCGATGAGGCGGTCCGTGAGAAGAACCGGCGACGGCTGCGGTCGCTCGGCATCGCACGCCAGAAGGGGACTGCCATCCCCATCGATTCGGTGGTTGTCGGCGACGCGGGCGAGCCCGCGACTGTCGAGGGCGTCACCGGCACGTGGCGCGTGGATCCCGACGCGCTCAACACGCCCTTCGAAGGGCGAACCGCATTGCTGTCGCCGTTCGACCGCCTGATCTACGACCGCGTCCGCAGCCTCGCCCTGTTCGACTTCGAGTATGTGCTGGAGATGTACAAGCCGAAGGACAAGCGACGGTGGGGGTACTTCGCGTTGCCGATCCTGTACCACGACCGGCTCATCGGGAAGGTGGACGCCGCGGCGGACCACAAGAGCGGCACGCTGGTCGTCCACGCCGTCCATCGGAAGGTGCCATTCACGGCGGCGATTTCCGAAGCGATCGACAACGAGCTCCATGACCTGGCGTCGTGGTTGAAACTGACCGCCACGATTCCGGCAAAGCTCTAG
- a CDS encoding histidine phosphatase family protein, with product MSEAERQVWLARHGETEWSRDGRHTGLTEIPLTDLGRSQAEVLGTRLAGHRFALVLTSPRSRATETATLAGFGDVAVVDPDLAEWDYGTLEGRRTAEIVAEQPGWSIWAGPWAGGETIEQVSARADRVLARCLAPGVIGDALLFGHGHMLRVLAARWLGLPGRSGSLFGLSTASVSVLGWEHERPIVEAWNVSAPGGP from the coding sequence GTGAGCGAGGCCGAGCGACAGGTCTGGTTGGCGCGCCACGGTGAGACGGAATGGTCGCGCGACGGACGTCACACCGGTCTGACCGAGATCCCGCTGACCGACCTGGGGCGCAGCCAGGCTGAAGTGCTCGGCACCCGGCTTGCCGGCCATCGGTTCGCGCTGGTCCTGACCAGTCCCCGATCGCGTGCCACCGAGACGGCAACGCTGGCGGGGTTCGGGGACGTTGCGGTCGTGGACCCCGATCTCGCCGAGTGGGATTACGGGACACTCGAGGGTCGGCGCACCGCCGAGATCGTCGCCGAGCAGCCGGGCTGGTCGATCTGGGCGGGACCGTGGGCTGGCGGCGAGACCATCGAGCAGGTCAGCGCCCGCGCCGATCGTGTCCTGGCCCGATGCCTGGCGCCCGGTGTCATCGGCGACGCACTGCTCTTCGGGCACGGCCACATGCTCCGGGTCCTGGCCGCCCGCTGGCTTGGCCTGCCCGGCCGATCCGGGTCCCTCTTCGGCCTATCGACGGCCAGCGTGTCGGTCCTGGGTTGGGAGCACGAGCGCCCGATCGTCGAGGCGTGGAACGTGTCTGCCCCGGGTGGCCCGTAA
- a CDS encoding TMEM175 family protein: MTKGRLEAFSDGVIAIIITIMVLELHAPKGVELENLEPLVPVFFSYLLSFALLGTWWNNHHHLLQAAKVIDGRVLWANLRLLFWLSLFPFATAWIGQTTFAPIPVATYTGLLLLAGVAYYVLVRMLIRAHGQPAAFAEAVGRDVKGKASSALFAIAIPIALLAPIVAMLITVGVVVMWLVPDRRMERVIRSDRPNSP, encoded by the coding sequence ATGACCAAGGGCCGGCTCGAGGCGTTCAGCGACGGCGTCATCGCCATCATCATCACGATCATGGTCCTGGAGCTGCATGCGCCGAAAGGCGTCGAGCTCGAGAACCTGGAGCCGCTGGTTCCCGTCTTCTTCAGCTACCTGCTCAGCTTCGCGCTTCTTGGGACGTGGTGGAACAACCATCACCATCTGCTCCAGGCTGCCAAAGTGATCGACGGGCGCGTCCTGTGGGCCAACCTGCGCCTGCTCTTCTGGCTCTCGCTCTTCCCGTTCGCGACCGCCTGGATTGGGCAGACCACCTTCGCGCCGATCCCCGTGGCGACGTACACCGGGCTGCTGCTGCTCGCGGGCGTTGCCTATTACGTCCTGGTCCGCATGCTGATCAGGGCACATGGTCAGCCAGCAGCATTCGCTGAGGCGGTCGGCCGGGACGTGAAAGGCAAGGCCTCCAGCGCCCTGTTCGCGATCGCCATTCCCATCGCCCTGCTGGCGCCGATCGTCGCGATGCTGATCACTGTTGGCGTGGTGGTGATGTGGCTCGTGCCGGATCGGCGCATGGAGCGCGTGATCCGATCTGACCGCCCCAACTCCCCGTGA
- a CDS encoding DUF3105 domain-containing protein, translating into MAKRRTSGIQRRSRASEEAMGRRLGAGTSRTLDWRLLAIGGILVLGVVILLLVFLFGGGGNTDPGATGLRQVNAGNTHIEEGTQGTGYTSVPATSGQHWSTANSPGPWGVYPTAQDEERMLHNLEHGGIVIWYQPALLGVEDLATLTQFVQQQITTERFKMILVPWSGANFNHPIAVTAWDWLLYLDTADLDKVRAFSDAHYGDAPEPLGGPGKPGT; encoded by the coding sequence ATGGCCAAACGACGCACCTCCGGCATCCAGCGCCGCTCCCGCGCCTCTGAAGAGGCGATGGGGCGCCGCCTCGGCGCGGGGACCTCTCGCACCCTGGACTGGCGGTTGCTCGCGATTGGCGGGATCCTCGTGCTCGGCGTGGTGATCCTTCTCCTGGTCTTCCTGTTCGGCGGTGGCGGGAACACCGATCCGGGAGCGACCGGCCTGCGGCAGGTTAATGCCGGCAACACCCACATCGAAGAAGGCACCCAGGGAACCGGGTACACATCGGTTCCGGCCACATCGGGTCAGCATTGGTCGACCGCCAATTCGCCCGGCCCCTGGGGCGTCTATCCGACCGCCCAGGACGAGGAGCGGATGCTCCACAACCTGGAGCACGGCGGGATCGTGATCTGGTACCAGCCGGCACTGCTCGGGGTGGAAGACCTGGCGACGCTGACGCAGTTCGTGCAGCAGCAGATCACCACCGAGCGCTTCAAGATGATCCTGGTCCCCTGGTCGGGCGCCAACTTCAACCACCCCATTGCGGTGACCGCCTGGGATTGGCTCCTCTACCTCGACACCGCCGACCTCGACAAGGTCCGGGCCTTCAGCGATGCTCATTACGGCGACGCGCCCGAGCCATTGGGTGGCCCCGGCAAGCCCGGGACCTAA
- a CDS encoding phage holin family protein yields MTNQDPAPPRRSAFALVRQLVSSGVALVKLEMQHGKQEMGAMLASVRGGVVLIGIAVALCFAAVISLTVTLILGLAALVGWPGWVMALLVTFLLLLIAGLLAWRGIRKIKIGPPEETIASVREEVAWAKRLLRRG; encoded by the coding sequence ATGACCAATCAAGACCCAGCGCCGCCCAGGCGAAGCGCCTTCGCCCTAGTGCGTCAGCTGGTCTCCAGCGGCGTGGCGCTTGTAAAGCTCGAAATGCAGCACGGCAAGCAGGAGATGGGGGCCATGCTGGCGTCGGTGCGCGGCGGGGTGGTGCTGATCGGGATCGCCGTGGCCCTGTGCTTCGCGGCGGTCATCTCGCTGACGGTGACGCTGATCCTGGGGCTCGCGGCACTCGTGGGGTGGCCCGGCTGGGTGATGGCGCTGCTTGTCACGTTCCTGCTACTTCTCATTGCCGGTCTGTTGGCCTGGCGTGGGATTCGCAAGATCAAGATCGGACCGCCGGAGGAGACGATCGCATCGGTCCGAGAGGAGGTCGCATGGGCGAAACGATTGCTGAGACGCGGGTAG